Proteins from one Syngnathus scovelli strain Florida chromosome 9, RoL_Ssco_1.2, whole genome shotgun sequence genomic window:
- the pou2f2b gene encoding POU domain, class 2, transcription factor 2 isoform X1: MFVPLPVPFVFQRAAPDLSAWRLKSSLALRSNSDSRMPRPAEPDKLGVDSPLDSTDSERNVSDSNHQAQSIKVNPFSLSPSLSSSKNKMEECGQMSPALPPPHGPTPSPSQTTLQHTQLMLTGSQLAGLTALLPAQQQLLLQQAQAQLLAAAVQQSNAAHAAHAAHAAHAAAQATQQAQAAAANQQAHKHQQQQHLQHETGQTGQQALGQSTQEHTTQNVPAPPPPPQLALSQPIQLTAQDIQQLLQLQQLVLVPGHSLPSPGSFLLPQAQQSQQGLLSTPNLIPLPQANHGSLLSAQSRIGLQAQRDKSLEASGSLSSAAAVPSHPEEPSDLEELEQFARTFKQRRIKLGFTQGDVGLAMGKLYGNDFSQTTISRFEALNLSFKNMCKLKPLLEKWLNDAETMSIDSTLPSPSSLSSPSLGFDGMPGRRRKKRTSIETNVRVALERAFLTNQKPTSEEILLIAEQLNMEKEVIRVWFCNRRQKEKRINPSSSTPPLPSHPASAPSAHKPACYSPHMMSNQLSQAASGLGSATATAVSPVCPLTSSLTSSSTPSPVTPPPAPPRSTASPATPSHSAINLNASLWRVGKKNGEVSSYISDFATNLRNTVMGVNTGMNQALLANNPLATIQALAASGCQLPLSSLEGGGKMMLGASGGQGSGLAASLFLNHPALLHMGQSLGAGLLNAASRPSPFAPSASSISPTLCSPCSSPASSCSSSEMAHSPKME; the protein is encoded by the exons ATAGCAGGATGCCAAGGCCGGCTGAGCCTGACAAACTTGGAGTTGACTCACCGCTGGACAGCACAG ATTCCGAGCGCAACGTCTCCGACTCCAATCACCAG GCTCAGTCAATAAAGGTCAATCCCTTTTCCCTTTCACCCAGCCTGAGTAGCAGCAAG AATAAGATGGAAGAGTGTGGTCAGATGTCTCCTGCACTGCCTCCCCCTCAcgggcccaccccctccccctcccagaCAACACTGCAACATACACAACTCATGCTTACTGGCTCCCAGCTGGCAGGG CTCACAGCTCTGTTGCCGGCGCAGCAGCAGCTCCTGTTGCAGCAGGCCCAGGCTCAGCTGCTGGCCGCCGCCGTGCAGCAGTCCAATGCTGCTCACGCTGCCCACGCTGCCCACGCTGCTCACGCTGCCGCTCAGGCCACACAGCAAGCTCAGGCCGCTGCAGCCAATCAGCAGGCCCAcaagcatcagcagcagcagcacctgcAGCATGAGACGGGACAAACAGGCCAGCAGGCGCTGGGACAGAGCACACAGGAACACACTACCCAAAACGTCCCTGCCCCACCTCCTCCGCCCCAGCTTGCCCTCTCTCAGCCAATCCAGCTCACCGCCCAG GACATCCAGCAGTTGCTGCAGCTCCAGCAGCTGGTGTTGGTGCCGGGCCACTCGCTACCGTCGCCTGGCTCGTTTCTCCTCCCGCAAGCGCAGCAGAGCCAGCAAG gACTCCTGTCGACACCAAATCTTATTCCGCTACCTCAAGCCAACCATGGGAGCCTGCTGTCTGCTCAGAGTCGAATAGGACTGCAAGCACAG CGAGACAAGAGCCTGGAGGCGAGTGGCAGCTTGAGCTCGGCAGCCGCCGTGCCCTCTCACCCCGAGGAGCCCAGTGAcctggaggagctggagcaGTTTGCTCGCACCTTCAAACAGAGGCGCATCAAGCTGGGCTTCACGCAG GGCGATGTGGGCCTGGCCATGGGGAAGTTGTATGGCAATGATTTCAGCCAGACCACCATCTCCCGCTTCGAGGCCCTCAACCTGAGCTTCAAGAACATGTGCAAGCTGAAGCCGCTGCTGGAGAAGTGGCTCAACGACGCAG AGACCATGTCCATTGACAGCACCCTTCCCAGCCCCAGCTCGCTGTCATCGCCCTCGCTGGGCTTCGATGGCATGCCCGGCCGCCGCAGGAAGAAGAGAACCAGCATTGAGACCAACGTACGCGTTGCCCTGGAGCGCGCCTTCTTGACG AACCAGAAGCCTACCTCAGAGGAGATCCTGCTGATCGCCGAGCAGCTCAACATGGAGAAGGAGGTGAtccgtgtgtggttctgcaaccgcCGGCAGAAAGAGAAGCGCATCAACCCCAGCAGCTCCACCCCACCCCTGCCCAGCCACCCTGCCAGCGCCCCGTCCGCCCACAAGCCTGCCTGCTACAGCCCCCACATG ATGAGCAACCAGCTTTCCCAAGCCGCGAGCGGTCTTGGAAGTGCGACGGCCACCGCCGTGTCCCCTGTCTGCCCCCTGACCTCCAGCCTCACCTCTAGCTCCACCCCCTCCCCGGTCACGCCTCCTCCGGCTCCTCCGCGCAGCACGGCCAGCCCAGCCACCCCCAGCCACAGCGCCATCAATCTCAATGCCAG cTTGTGGCGTGTGGGCAAGAAGAACGGCGAGGTGTCAAGCTACATCAGCGACTTTGCCACCAACTTGAG GAACACTGTGATGGGTGTTAACACTGGGATGAACCAAGCCCTCCTCGCTAACAATCCCCTGGCCACTATTCAAG CCCTGGCAGCCAGTGGTTGCCAGCTGCCCCTTTCCAGTCTTGAGGGCGGTGGCAAGATGATGCTGGGGGCGTCGGGCGGCCAGGGCAGCGGGCTGGCTGCCTCGCTCTTCCTCAACCACCCGGCGCTCCTCCACATGGGCCAGAGCTTGGGTGCCGGCCTGCTGAACGCGGCCTCGCGCCCTTCTCCCTTCGCCCCCTCGGCCAGCAGCATCAGCCCGACCCTCTGCTCGCCCTGCTCCAGCCCCGCCTCCTCCTGCTCATCCAGCGAAATGGCACACAGCCCCAAGATGGAGTGa
- the pou2f2b gene encoding POU domain, class 2, transcription factor 2 isoform X2: MWLPDSRMPRPAEPDKLGVDSPLDSTDSERNVSDSNHQAQSIKVNPFSLSPSLSSSKNKMEECGQMSPALPPPHGPTPSPSQTTLQHTQLMLTGSQLAGLTALLPAQQQLLLQQAQAQLLAAAVQQSNAAHAAHAAHAAHAAAQATQQAQAAAANQQAHKHQQQQHLQHETGQTGQQALGQSTQEHTTQNVPAPPPPPQLALSQPIQLTAQDIQQLLQLQQLVLVPGHSLPSPGSFLLPQAQQSQQGLLSTPNLIPLPQANHGSLLSAQSRIGLQAQRDKSLEASGSLSSAAAVPSHPEEPSDLEELEQFARTFKQRRIKLGFTQGDVGLAMGKLYGNDFSQTTISRFEALNLSFKNMCKLKPLLEKWLNDAETMSIDSTLPSPSSLSSPSLGFDGMPGRRRKKRTSIETNVRVALERAFLTNQKPTSEEILLIAEQLNMEKEVIRVWFCNRRQKEKRINPSSSTPPLPSHPASAPSAHKPACYSPHMMSNQLSQAASGLGSATATAVSPVCPLTSSLTSSSTPSPVTPPPAPPRSTASPATPSHSAINLNASLWRVGKKNGEVSSYISDFATNLRNTVMGVNTGMNQALLANNPLATIQALAASGCQLPLSSLEGGGKMMLGASGGQGSGLAASLFLNHPALLHMGQSLGAGLLNAASRPSPFAPSASSISPTLCSPCSSPASSCSSSEMAHSPKME, from the exons ATGTGGTTGCCAG ATAGCAGGATGCCAAGGCCGGCTGAGCCTGACAAACTTGGAGTTGACTCACCGCTGGACAGCACAG ATTCCGAGCGCAACGTCTCCGACTCCAATCACCAG GCTCAGTCAATAAAGGTCAATCCCTTTTCCCTTTCACCCAGCCTGAGTAGCAGCAAG AATAAGATGGAAGAGTGTGGTCAGATGTCTCCTGCACTGCCTCCCCCTCAcgggcccaccccctccccctcccagaCAACACTGCAACATACACAACTCATGCTTACTGGCTCCCAGCTGGCAGGG CTCACAGCTCTGTTGCCGGCGCAGCAGCAGCTCCTGTTGCAGCAGGCCCAGGCTCAGCTGCTGGCCGCCGCCGTGCAGCAGTCCAATGCTGCTCACGCTGCCCACGCTGCCCACGCTGCTCACGCTGCCGCTCAGGCCACACAGCAAGCTCAGGCCGCTGCAGCCAATCAGCAGGCCCAcaagcatcagcagcagcagcacctgcAGCATGAGACGGGACAAACAGGCCAGCAGGCGCTGGGACAGAGCACACAGGAACACACTACCCAAAACGTCCCTGCCCCACCTCCTCCGCCCCAGCTTGCCCTCTCTCAGCCAATCCAGCTCACCGCCCAG GACATCCAGCAGTTGCTGCAGCTCCAGCAGCTGGTGTTGGTGCCGGGCCACTCGCTACCGTCGCCTGGCTCGTTTCTCCTCCCGCAAGCGCAGCAGAGCCAGCAAG gACTCCTGTCGACACCAAATCTTATTCCGCTACCTCAAGCCAACCATGGGAGCCTGCTGTCTGCTCAGAGTCGAATAGGACTGCAAGCACAG CGAGACAAGAGCCTGGAGGCGAGTGGCAGCTTGAGCTCGGCAGCCGCCGTGCCCTCTCACCCCGAGGAGCCCAGTGAcctggaggagctggagcaGTTTGCTCGCACCTTCAAACAGAGGCGCATCAAGCTGGGCTTCACGCAG GGCGATGTGGGCCTGGCCATGGGGAAGTTGTATGGCAATGATTTCAGCCAGACCACCATCTCCCGCTTCGAGGCCCTCAACCTGAGCTTCAAGAACATGTGCAAGCTGAAGCCGCTGCTGGAGAAGTGGCTCAACGACGCAG AGACCATGTCCATTGACAGCACCCTTCCCAGCCCCAGCTCGCTGTCATCGCCCTCGCTGGGCTTCGATGGCATGCCCGGCCGCCGCAGGAAGAAGAGAACCAGCATTGAGACCAACGTACGCGTTGCCCTGGAGCGCGCCTTCTTGACG AACCAGAAGCCTACCTCAGAGGAGATCCTGCTGATCGCCGAGCAGCTCAACATGGAGAAGGAGGTGAtccgtgtgtggttctgcaaccgcCGGCAGAAAGAGAAGCGCATCAACCCCAGCAGCTCCACCCCACCCCTGCCCAGCCACCCTGCCAGCGCCCCGTCCGCCCACAAGCCTGCCTGCTACAGCCCCCACATG ATGAGCAACCAGCTTTCCCAAGCCGCGAGCGGTCTTGGAAGTGCGACGGCCACCGCCGTGTCCCCTGTCTGCCCCCTGACCTCCAGCCTCACCTCTAGCTCCACCCCCTCCCCGGTCACGCCTCCTCCGGCTCCTCCGCGCAGCACGGCCAGCCCAGCCACCCCCAGCCACAGCGCCATCAATCTCAATGCCAG cTTGTGGCGTGTGGGCAAGAAGAACGGCGAGGTGTCAAGCTACATCAGCGACTTTGCCACCAACTTGAG GAACACTGTGATGGGTGTTAACACTGGGATGAACCAAGCCCTCCTCGCTAACAATCCCCTGGCCACTATTCAAG CCCTGGCAGCCAGTGGTTGCCAGCTGCCCCTTTCCAGTCTTGAGGGCGGTGGCAAGATGATGCTGGGGGCGTCGGGCGGCCAGGGCAGCGGGCTGGCTGCCTCGCTCTTCCTCAACCACCCGGCGCTCCTCCACATGGGCCAGAGCTTGGGTGCCGGCCTGCTGAACGCGGCCTCGCGCCCTTCTCCCTTCGCCCCCTCGGCCAGCAGCATCAGCCCGACCCTCTGCTCGCCCTGCTCCAGCCCCGCCTCCTCCTGCTCATCCAGCGAAATGGCACACAGCCCCAAGATGGAGTGa
- the pou2f2b gene encoding POU domain, class 2, transcription factor 2 isoform X5 has protein sequence MFVPLPVPFVFQRAAPDLSAWRLKSSLALRSNSDSRMPRPAEPDKLGVDSPLDSTDSERNVSDSNHQAQSIKVNPFSLSPSLSSSKNKMEECGQMSPALPPPHGPTPSPSQTTLQHTQLMLTGSQLAGDIQQLLQLQQLVLVPGHSLPSPGSFLLPQAQQSQQGLLSTPNLIPLPQANHGSLLSAQSRIGLQAQRDKSLEASGSLSSAAAVPSHPEEPSDLEELEQFARTFKQRRIKLGFTQGDVGLAMGKLYGNDFSQTTISRFEALNLSFKNMCKLKPLLEKWLNDAETMSIDSTLPSPSSLSSPSLGFDGMPGRRRKKRTSIETNVRVALERAFLTNQKPTSEEILLIAEQLNMEKEVIRVWFCNRRQKEKRINPSSSTPPLPSHPASAPSAHKPACYSPHMMSNQLSQAASGLGSATATAVSPVCPLTSSLTSSSTPSPVTPPPAPPRSTASPATPSHSAINLNASLWRVGKKNGEVSSYISDFATNLRNTVMGVNTGMNQALLANNPLATIQALAASGCQLPLSSLEGGGKMMLGASGGQGSGLAASLFLNHPALLHMGQSLGAGLLNAASRPSPFAPSASSISPTLCSPCSSPASSCSSSEMAHSPKME, from the exons ATAGCAGGATGCCAAGGCCGGCTGAGCCTGACAAACTTGGAGTTGACTCACCGCTGGACAGCACAG ATTCCGAGCGCAACGTCTCCGACTCCAATCACCAG GCTCAGTCAATAAAGGTCAATCCCTTTTCCCTTTCACCCAGCCTGAGTAGCAGCAAG AATAAGATGGAAGAGTGTGGTCAGATGTCTCCTGCACTGCCTCCCCCTCAcgggcccaccccctccccctcccagaCAACACTGCAACATACACAACTCATGCTTACTGGCTCCCAGCTGGCAGGG GACATCCAGCAGTTGCTGCAGCTCCAGCAGCTGGTGTTGGTGCCGGGCCACTCGCTACCGTCGCCTGGCTCGTTTCTCCTCCCGCAAGCGCAGCAGAGCCAGCAAG gACTCCTGTCGACACCAAATCTTATTCCGCTACCTCAAGCCAACCATGGGAGCCTGCTGTCTGCTCAGAGTCGAATAGGACTGCAAGCACAG CGAGACAAGAGCCTGGAGGCGAGTGGCAGCTTGAGCTCGGCAGCCGCCGTGCCCTCTCACCCCGAGGAGCCCAGTGAcctggaggagctggagcaGTTTGCTCGCACCTTCAAACAGAGGCGCATCAAGCTGGGCTTCACGCAG GGCGATGTGGGCCTGGCCATGGGGAAGTTGTATGGCAATGATTTCAGCCAGACCACCATCTCCCGCTTCGAGGCCCTCAACCTGAGCTTCAAGAACATGTGCAAGCTGAAGCCGCTGCTGGAGAAGTGGCTCAACGACGCAG AGACCATGTCCATTGACAGCACCCTTCCCAGCCCCAGCTCGCTGTCATCGCCCTCGCTGGGCTTCGATGGCATGCCCGGCCGCCGCAGGAAGAAGAGAACCAGCATTGAGACCAACGTACGCGTTGCCCTGGAGCGCGCCTTCTTGACG AACCAGAAGCCTACCTCAGAGGAGATCCTGCTGATCGCCGAGCAGCTCAACATGGAGAAGGAGGTGAtccgtgtgtggttctgcaaccgcCGGCAGAAAGAGAAGCGCATCAACCCCAGCAGCTCCACCCCACCCCTGCCCAGCCACCCTGCCAGCGCCCCGTCCGCCCACAAGCCTGCCTGCTACAGCCCCCACATG ATGAGCAACCAGCTTTCCCAAGCCGCGAGCGGTCTTGGAAGTGCGACGGCCACCGCCGTGTCCCCTGTCTGCCCCCTGACCTCCAGCCTCACCTCTAGCTCCACCCCCTCCCCGGTCACGCCTCCTCCGGCTCCTCCGCGCAGCACGGCCAGCCCAGCCACCCCCAGCCACAGCGCCATCAATCTCAATGCCAG cTTGTGGCGTGTGGGCAAGAAGAACGGCGAGGTGTCAAGCTACATCAGCGACTTTGCCACCAACTTGAG GAACACTGTGATGGGTGTTAACACTGGGATGAACCAAGCCCTCCTCGCTAACAATCCCCTGGCCACTATTCAAG CCCTGGCAGCCAGTGGTTGCCAGCTGCCCCTTTCCAGTCTTGAGGGCGGTGGCAAGATGATGCTGGGGGCGTCGGGCGGCCAGGGCAGCGGGCTGGCTGCCTCGCTCTTCCTCAACCACCCGGCGCTCCTCCACATGGGCCAGAGCTTGGGTGCCGGCCTGCTGAACGCGGCCTCGCGCCCTTCTCCCTTCGCCCCCTCGGCCAGCAGCATCAGCCCGACCCTCTGCTCGCCCTGCTCCAGCCCCGCCTCCTCCTGCTCATCCAGCGAAATGGCACACAGCCCCAAGATGGAGTGa
- the pou2f2b gene encoding POU domain, class 2, transcription factor 2 isoform X4 gives MFVPLPVPFVFQRAAPDLSAWRLKSSLALRSNSDSRMPRPAEPDKLGVDSPLDSTDSERNVSDSNHQAQSIKVNPFSLSPSLSSSKNKMEECGQMSPALPPPHGPTPSPSQTTLQHTQLMLTGSQLAGLTALLPAQQQLLLQQAQAQLLAAAVQQSNAAHAAHAAHAAHAAAQATQQAQAAAANQQAHKHQQQQHLQHETGQTGQQALGQSTQEHTTQNVPAPPPPPQLALSQPIQLTAQDIQQLLQLQQLVLVPGHSLPSPGSFLLPQAQQSQQGLLSTPNLIPLPQANHGSLLSAQSRIGLQAQRDKSLEASGSLSSAAAVPSHPEEPSDLEELEQFARTFKQRRIKLGFTQGDVGLAMGKLYGNDFSQTTISRFEALNLSFKNMCKLKPLLEKWLNDAETMSIDSTLPSPSSLSSPSLGFDGMPGRRRKKRTSIETNVRVALERAFLTNQKPTSEEILLIAEQLNMEKEVIRVWFCNRRQKEKRINPSSSTPPLPSHPASAPSAHKPACYSPHMMSNQLSQAASGLGSATATAVSPVCPLTSSLTSSSTPSPVTPPPAPPRSTASPATPSHSAINLNASLWRVGKKNGEVSSYISDFATNLSPGSQWLPAAPFQS, from the exons ATAGCAGGATGCCAAGGCCGGCTGAGCCTGACAAACTTGGAGTTGACTCACCGCTGGACAGCACAG ATTCCGAGCGCAACGTCTCCGACTCCAATCACCAG GCTCAGTCAATAAAGGTCAATCCCTTTTCCCTTTCACCCAGCCTGAGTAGCAGCAAG AATAAGATGGAAGAGTGTGGTCAGATGTCTCCTGCACTGCCTCCCCCTCAcgggcccaccccctccccctcccagaCAACACTGCAACATACACAACTCATGCTTACTGGCTCCCAGCTGGCAGGG CTCACAGCTCTGTTGCCGGCGCAGCAGCAGCTCCTGTTGCAGCAGGCCCAGGCTCAGCTGCTGGCCGCCGCCGTGCAGCAGTCCAATGCTGCTCACGCTGCCCACGCTGCCCACGCTGCTCACGCTGCCGCTCAGGCCACACAGCAAGCTCAGGCCGCTGCAGCCAATCAGCAGGCCCAcaagcatcagcagcagcagcacctgcAGCATGAGACGGGACAAACAGGCCAGCAGGCGCTGGGACAGAGCACACAGGAACACACTACCCAAAACGTCCCTGCCCCACCTCCTCCGCCCCAGCTTGCCCTCTCTCAGCCAATCCAGCTCACCGCCCAG GACATCCAGCAGTTGCTGCAGCTCCAGCAGCTGGTGTTGGTGCCGGGCCACTCGCTACCGTCGCCTGGCTCGTTTCTCCTCCCGCAAGCGCAGCAGAGCCAGCAAG gACTCCTGTCGACACCAAATCTTATTCCGCTACCTCAAGCCAACCATGGGAGCCTGCTGTCTGCTCAGAGTCGAATAGGACTGCAAGCACAG CGAGACAAGAGCCTGGAGGCGAGTGGCAGCTTGAGCTCGGCAGCCGCCGTGCCCTCTCACCCCGAGGAGCCCAGTGAcctggaggagctggagcaGTTTGCTCGCACCTTCAAACAGAGGCGCATCAAGCTGGGCTTCACGCAG GGCGATGTGGGCCTGGCCATGGGGAAGTTGTATGGCAATGATTTCAGCCAGACCACCATCTCCCGCTTCGAGGCCCTCAACCTGAGCTTCAAGAACATGTGCAAGCTGAAGCCGCTGCTGGAGAAGTGGCTCAACGACGCAG AGACCATGTCCATTGACAGCACCCTTCCCAGCCCCAGCTCGCTGTCATCGCCCTCGCTGGGCTTCGATGGCATGCCCGGCCGCCGCAGGAAGAAGAGAACCAGCATTGAGACCAACGTACGCGTTGCCCTGGAGCGCGCCTTCTTGACG AACCAGAAGCCTACCTCAGAGGAGATCCTGCTGATCGCCGAGCAGCTCAACATGGAGAAGGAGGTGAtccgtgtgtggttctgcaaccgcCGGCAGAAAGAGAAGCGCATCAACCCCAGCAGCTCCACCCCACCCCTGCCCAGCCACCCTGCCAGCGCCCCGTCCGCCCACAAGCCTGCCTGCTACAGCCCCCACATG ATGAGCAACCAGCTTTCCCAAGCCGCGAGCGGTCTTGGAAGTGCGACGGCCACCGCCGTGTCCCCTGTCTGCCCCCTGACCTCCAGCCTCACCTCTAGCTCCACCCCCTCCCCGGTCACGCCTCCTCCGGCTCCTCCGCGCAGCACGGCCAGCCCAGCCACCCCCAGCCACAGCGCCATCAATCTCAATGCCAG cTTGTGGCGTGTGGGCAAGAAGAACGGCGAGGTGTCAAGCTACATCAGCGACTTTGCCACCAACTTGAG CCCTGGCAGCCAGTGGTTGCCAGCTGCCCCTTTCCAGTCTTGA
- the pou2f2b gene encoding POU domain, class 2, transcription factor 2 isoform X3, which produces MFVPLPVPFVFQRAAPDLSAWRLKSSLALRSNSDSRMPRPAEPDKLGVDSPLDSTDSERNVSDSNHQAQSIKVNPFSLSPSLSSSKNKMEECGQMSPALPPPHGPTPSPSQTTLQHTQLMLTGSQLAGLTALLPAQQQLLLQQAQAQLLAAAVQQSNAAHAAHAAHAAHAAAQATQQAQAAAANQQAHKHQQQQHLQHETGQTGQQALGQSTQEHTTQNVPAPPPPPQLALSQPIQLTAQDIQQLLQLQQLVLVPGHSLPSPGSFLLPQAQQSQQGLLSTPNLIPLPQANHGSLLSAQSRIGLQAQRDKSLEASGSLSSAAAVPSHPEEPSDLEELEQFARTFKQRRIKLGFTQGDVGLAMGKLYGNDFSQTTISRFEALNLSFKNMCKLKPLLEKWLNDAETMSIDSTLPSPSSLSSPSLGFDGMPGRRRKKRTSIETNVRVALERAFLTNQKPTSEEILLIAEQLNMEKEVIRVWFCNRRQKEKRINPSSSTPPLPSHPASAPSAHKPACYSPHMMSNQLSQAASGLGSATATAVSPVCPLTSSLTSSSTPSPVTPPPAPPRSTASPATPSHSAINLNASLWRVGKKNGEVSSYISDFATNLRNTVMGVNTGMNQALLANNPLATIQGSLSPPKWQAGVYPKTTGLRRGG; this is translated from the exons ATAGCAGGATGCCAAGGCCGGCTGAGCCTGACAAACTTGGAGTTGACTCACCGCTGGACAGCACAG ATTCCGAGCGCAACGTCTCCGACTCCAATCACCAG GCTCAGTCAATAAAGGTCAATCCCTTTTCCCTTTCACCCAGCCTGAGTAGCAGCAAG AATAAGATGGAAGAGTGTGGTCAGATGTCTCCTGCACTGCCTCCCCCTCAcgggcccaccccctccccctcccagaCAACACTGCAACATACACAACTCATGCTTACTGGCTCCCAGCTGGCAGGG CTCACAGCTCTGTTGCCGGCGCAGCAGCAGCTCCTGTTGCAGCAGGCCCAGGCTCAGCTGCTGGCCGCCGCCGTGCAGCAGTCCAATGCTGCTCACGCTGCCCACGCTGCCCACGCTGCTCACGCTGCCGCTCAGGCCACACAGCAAGCTCAGGCCGCTGCAGCCAATCAGCAGGCCCAcaagcatcagcagcagcagcacctgcAGCATGAGACGGGACAAACAGGCCAGCAGGCGCTGGGACAGAGCACACAGGAACACACTACCCAAAACGTCCCTGCCCCACCTCCTCCGCCCCAGCTTGCCCTCTCTCAGCCAATCCAGCTCACCGCCCAG GACATCCAGCAGTTGCTGCAGCTCCAGCAGCTGGTGTTGGTGCCGGGCCACTCGCTACCGTCGCCTGGCTCGTTTCTCCTCCCGCAAGCGCAGCAGAGCCAGCAAG gACTCCTGTCGACACCAAATCTTATTCCGCTACCTCAAGCCAACCATGGGAGCCTGCTGTCTGCTCAGAGTCGAATAGGACTGCAAGCACAG CGAGACAAGAGCCTGGAGGCGAGTGGCAGCTTGAGCTCGGCAGCCGCCGTGCCCTCTCACCCCGAGGAGCCCAGTGAcctggaggagctggagcaGTTTGCTCGCACCTTCAAACAGAGGCGCATCAAGCTGGGCTTCACGCAG GGCGATGTGGGCCTGGCCATGGGGAAGTTGTATGGCAATGATTTCAGCCAGACCACCATCTCCCGCTTCGAGGCCCTCAACCTGAGCTTCAAGAACATGTGCAAGCTGAAGCCGCTGCTGGAGAAGTGGCTCAACGACGCAG AGACCATGTCCATTGACAGCACCCTTCCCAGCCCCAGCTCGCTGTCATCGCCCTCGCTGGGCTTCGATGGCATGCCCGGCCGCCGCAGGAAGAAGAGAACCAGCATTGAGACCAACGTACGCGTTGCCCTGGAGCGCGCCTTCTTGACG AACCAGAAGCCTACCTCAGAGGAGATCCTGCTGATCGCCGAGCAGCTCAACATGGAGAAGGAGGTGAtccgtgtgtggttctgcaaccgcCGGCAGAAAGAGAAGCGCATCAACCCCAGCAGCTCCACCCCACCCCTGCCCAGCCACCCTGCCAGCGCCCCGTCCGCCCACAAGCCTGCCTGCTACAGCCCCCACATG ATGAGCAACCAGCTTTCCCAAGCCGCGAGCGGTCTTGGAAGTGCGACGGCCACCGCCGTGTCCCCTGTCTGCCCCCTGACCTCCAGCCTCACCTCTAGCTCCACCCCCTCCCCGGTCACGCCTCCTCCGGCTCCTCCGCGCAGCACGGCCAGCCCAGCCACCCCCAGCCACAGCGCCATCAATCTCAATGCCAG cTTGTGGCGTGTGGGCAAGAAGAACGGCGAGGTGTCAAGCTACATCAGCGACTTTGCCACCAACTTGAG GAACACTGTGATGGGTGTTAACACTGGGATGAACCAAGCCCTCCTCGCTAACAATCCCCTGGCCACTATTCAAG